A genomic segment from Candidatus Dependentiae bacterium encodes:
- a CDS encoding AAA family ATPase produces the protein MIVAIGGIKGGSGKSMTCVNLTVIRALMGKRVLLVDADEQRSASNWVNLRMASQISTPWTTIRLEGNNVCTEIQKLALNYDDILIDCGGRDTTSLRAALMVADKFIVPFQPKSFDVWTATDVNSLILNAKMFNQRLIAHSFVNCAKPRGSDNEQAQTILAELQGMSLLPVTIGQRNAFSNATACGKGVVEDNTDYKAVTEIKALHDAIYTIE, from the coding sequence ATGATAGTAGCAATTGGTGGCATAAAAGGTGGTTCAGGTAAATCCATGACATGTGTCAATCTAACTGTTATACGAGCACTTATGGGTAAAAGAGTGCTTCTTGTTGACGCAGATGAACAAAGATCTGCAAGCAATTGGGTGAACTTACGTATGGCTAGTCAAATATCAACACCATGGACTACTATACGTTTAGAGGGAAACAATGTATGCACTGAAATACAAAAATTAGCATTAAATTATGATGATATTCTTATTGACTGCGGGGGGCGTGATACAACGTCATTACGAGCTGCTCTTATGGTTGCAGACAAGTTTATCGTCCCTTTTCAACCAAAAAGCTTTGACGTATGGACAGCCACTGATGTTAATTCTTTAATTTTAAATGCTAAAATGTTTAATCAAAGACTGATAGCACATTCATTTGTAAATTGTGCTAAACCTCGTGGATCAGATAACGAACAAGCACAAACTATTTTAGCTGAGCTGCAAGGCATGTCTTTATTGCCCGTTACTATAGGTCAACGTAATGCTTTTTCTAATGCTACAGCATGTGGCAAAGGTGTTGTAGAAGATAACACAGATTATAAAGCAGTTACTGAAATCAAAGCACTTCATGATGCTATATATACTATAGAGTAA
- a CDS encoding AAA family ATPase → MKNLPRDVSDFEKMITQNYVYVDKTQYIYNLYATGDTHHFLSRPRRFGKSLLVSTLKELFSGNKELFKDLWIGSSDYKWQEYSVIHLDFADISHETATELKLSLGWALNSIAQQYAVDISQAPTLNAKFSFLVKQLAQKNKVVLLIDEYDKPVLDHIENKERAKAQQAVLKSFYDTIKGLNSYLHAVFITGVSKFSKTSIFSGLNNLIDITMASPGVALLGYTKSEIEYYFKDYIDDFAHAKKRTVTTIMNEMEVWYNGYRFSQEPTRVYNPYSVLYYLKDKEQANYWFESGTPSFLIKLIQNQYDALEDIKDIELSVQSLGTFDITHIPLIPLLFQTGYLTITDYNRETKKYKLNYPNAEVSESFQTFIITALTEHNATTVERSVSRMVKALNSNDVDAFCMVLQSLFAHIPSNLYIEQERYFHSLFQFLGNLLGLEIQSEIVTDKGRIDLVITTNQYIYIFELKFNTSPDVALQQIEDRRYYERYLISKQHIVLIGLAFNYKKKKLTLEWQKKLIQ, encoded by the coding sequence ATGAAAAATTTACCAAGAGATGTAAGCGATTTTGAAAAGATGATCACTCAAAATTACGTGTATGTTGATAAAACTCAGTATATTTATAACTTATATGCTACAGGTGACACACATCATTTTCTTTCACGTCCTCGTCGTTTTGGTAAGTCTCTTCTTGTCTCTACATTAAAAGAATTATTTTCTGGAAATAAAGAACTTTTTAAAGACTTGTGGATAGGCAGTAGTGACTATAAATGGCAAGAGTATTCTGTTATTCATTTGGATTTTGCTGATATAAGTCATGAGACTGCTACCGAATTAAAGTTAAGCTTAGGTTGGGCTTTAAATTCTATAGCTCAGCAATACGCTGTAGATATATCTCAAGCTCCAACGCTTAATGCTAAGTTTAGTTTTTTAGTTAAACAATTAGCTCAAAAAAATAAAGTTGTTCTCTTAATTGATGAGTATGATAAACCGGTACTTGATCATATTGAAAATAAAGAGAGAGCAAAAGCACAACAAGCTGTACTTAAAAGCTTTTACGATACTATTAAAGGTCTTAATAGCTATTTACATGCTGTCTTTATAACGGGAGTAAGCAAATTTTCTAAAACCTCTATCTTTTCTGGACTAAATAATCTTATAGATATTACTATGGCTTCTCCAGGTGTAGCTTTACTTGGTTATACCAAAAGTGAAATAGAATACTATTTCAAAGATTACATTGATGATTTTGCTCATGCAAAAAAACGTACTGTTACAACTATCATGAATGAGATGGAAGTCTGGTATAATGGTTACCGCTTTTCTCAAGAACCTACCCGTGTTTATAATCCTTATTCAGTGCTTTACTATCTTAAAGATAAAGAACAGGCTAACTACTGGTTTGAATCTGGGACTCCATCTTTTCTTATTAAATTAATACAAAATCAGTATGATGCTCTTGAAGATATCAAAGATATAGAGCTTAGCGTTCAAAGTCTTGGAACATTTGATATAACTCATATCCCCCTTATACCTCTGCTTTTTCAAACAGGTTATCTTACTATTACTGATTACAATAGAGAAACTAAAAAGTATAAGCTTAATTACCCTAATGCTGAGGTAAGTGAATCATTTCAAACATTTATTATTACAGCACTAACAGAGCATAATGCTACAACAGTAGAGCGTTCTGTTTCTCGTATGGTCAAAGCTCTTAATTCCAATGATGTTGATGCTTTTTGCATGGTACTTCAAAGTCTTTTTGCTCATATACCTTCTAATTTATATATTGAACAAGAGCGCTATTTTCACTCACTTTTTCAGTTTCTAGGTAATTTACTTGGCCTAGAAATACAGTCAGAAATAGTAACTGATAAAGGGCGTATTGATCTAGTTATCACTACAAACCAATATATTTATATCTTTGAGCTTAAGTTTAATACAAGCCCAGATGTCGCATTACAGCAAATAGAAGATAGAAGATATTATGAGCGGTATTTGATTAGTAAACAACATATTGTACTTATTGGTCTTGCTTTCAATTATAAAAAAAAGAAATTAACCCTTGAGTGGCAAAAAAAGTTAATACAGTGA